In the genome of Pieris napi chromosome 16, ilPieNapi1.2, whole genome shotgun sequence, one region contains:
- the LOC125057051 gene encoding fasciclin-2-like isoform X5 has product MRSSRGRTTGVAALALMLAALTGCSAQNLRIYPMQKQQTVAVGKSVVLTCQADASDPALVSQPHWRDPKGQIINEAASGTRPEIYTEPMPAKQLQLLYISSITPAMAGNYTCEATFTNMPLSASVVLDTFVAITWTNANENQYATKGKDFKVMCEVTAEPAPSVDWFKEGTPILTGDRYVIDVNGLLIKSIEESDDGTYTCRAVVIQTGELAERNIKLEVYTAPEMEERETRVVIKEGESASITCKARGKPPPTYSWIKASTRENLGTASRFSVNEIKGLLTFDRVEAGDYGKYICSAVNQAGHNETEIEVEVLVPPKIFELYNTTAAEKTEGRLECKASGRPAPRISFRKLSSSERLLNGPNDDGRIIIETSNRQTGDQMQSSAVITITSLNRTDDGLYECVAENEGGEARKNGHLTVQFKPTFEHMTNVPIWSWNSQPVNISCIAESIPNATIKWKFHDVDLIESPQVRIYGSGPISYVTVTPTDRSLYGVYKCIATNTLGEAEHINQLREAFPPGTVTQAKQETITATSVSFSIVGPPEEMGPPILAYTTQYKENGNYDWNLAMNRTWSANSPYIVENLRPMYSYDFRFAAVNRVGVGSWGAPITVIMPRRSPPEQPKWREAVSSESLIHGKFADRYELQWKVPAHNGEPIDMYEISYCPVMKVSGEWRISGESDCLTEELKSYEAINYEVRGLQPDTRYRMHVRAHNILGYSLPAQLYVQTALGNPNGSPRNFQWAHSIMDTLFAILVINLY; this is encoded by the exons GATGTTCAGCTCAGAACCTGAGGATATACCCGATGCAGAAGCAGCAAACGGTGGCTGTTGGGAAGTCTGTGGTGCTAACGTGCCAGGCTGATGCGTCGGACCCCGCCCTAGTGTCACAACCGCACTGGAGGGATCCTAAAGGCCAAATTATTAATGAGGCTGC GTCTGGCACGCGACCCGAAATCTACACCGAGCCAATGCCCGCGAAACAACTTCAGCTATTATACATATCGTCAATCACGCCGGCGATGGCAGGCAATTACACTTGTGAAGCAACCTTCACCAACATGCCGCTTAGTGCTAGCGTTGTTCTGGACACTTTTG tggCAATTACATGGACAAATGCGAATGAAAATCAGTATGCGACGAAAGGAAAAGACTTTAAAGTAATGTGCGAAGTGACTGCCGAGCCCGCACCTTCAGTGGATTGGTTTAAGGAAGGCACTCcc ATTTTGACTGGTGATCGATACGTCATTGATGTCAACGgtctattaattaaaagtattgaGGAAAGCGATGACGGAACATATACATGCAGGGCTGTTGTCATTCAAACTGGAGAACTAGCTGAAAGGAATATTAAACTCGAG GTATACACAGCTCCAGAAATGGAAGAAAGAGAAACAAGAGTGGTCATTAAAGAAGGAGAGTCTGCGTCAATCACCTGCAAAGCAAGAGGAAAGCCACCACCAACGTATTCTTGGATCAAAGCTTCAACACGAGAG AATTTGGGAACTGCCTCTCGGTTCAGCGTGAACGAAATTAAAGGTCTACTTACATTTGATCGCGTAGAGGCTGGTGACTACGGCAAATATATTTGCAGTGCTGTCAATCAGGCGGGTCATAACGAGACGGAAATCGAAGTAGAGGTTTTAGTTccaccaaaaatatttgaactaTATAACACAACGGCTGCCGAGAAAACCGAGGGCAGATTAGAATGTAAAGCCTCAGGTAGACCTGCACCAAGGATTAGCTTTAGGAAATTGAGCAGCTCTGAGCGGCTTCTAAACGGTCCTAATGATGATGGaag gaTCATAATTGAAACCAGTAATCGCCAAACGGGTGACCAGATGCAGTCAAGTGCGGTGATTACTATTACGTCTTTGAATAGAACGGACGATGGCTTATATGAATGCGTCGCTGAAAACGAAG GTGGTGAAGCAAGAAAGAACGGACATTTAACTGTTCAATTTAAGCCAACATTTGAACATATGACGAATGTACCGATATGGAGTTGGAATTCACAACCTGTGAACATCAGTTGCATCGCCGAAAGTATTCCCAACGCAACTATTAAATGGAA GTTCCACGATGTCGATCTAATCGAGTCTCCACAAGTGAGAATATACGGATCGGGACCCATTAGCTACGTGACAGTCACGCCCACCGATAGAAGTCTTTACGGCGTTTACAAATGTATAGCGACCAACACATTGGGAGAGGCCGAACATATCAACCAATTAAGAGAAGCTTTCCCTCCAGGCACTGTTACTCAA gCTAAACAAGAGACTATCACAGCCACTTCCGTATCATTCAGCATAGTTGGGCCACCCGAAGAGATGGGCCCTCCGATCCTCGCATACACAACTCAATACAAGGAAAACGGCAACTACGATTGGAATTTAGCTATGAATAGAACGTGGTCTGCTAACTCCCCTTACATCGTTGAGAACTTGAGACCTATGTACTCCTATGACTTTAGATTTGCGGCAGTAAATCGAGTTGGCGTTGGAAGTTGGGGCGCTCCAATCACTGTTATTATGCCTAGGAG GTCTCCTCCAGAACAACCTAAGTGGAGAGAAGCAGTGAGTTCTGAATCGCTGATTCATGGAAAGTTTGCCGATAGATACGAATTGCAATGGAAAGTGCCGGCTCACAACGGTGAACCGATCGATATGTATGAAATAAGCTATTGTCCA gTCATGAAAGTTAGCGGCGAATGGCGCATATCAGGAGAATCGGATTGTTTGACGGAAGAGCTAAAGTCATACGAAGCTATTAACTACGAAGTCCGAGGTCTTCAGCCAGACACTAGATACAGAATGCACGTCAGAGCTCACAATATACTGGGCTACTCCTTGCCAGCCCAGCTCTACGTACAGACGGCCCTCG gtaATCCCAATGGAAGTCCACGCAATTTCCAATGGGCTCACAGTATAATGGATACTCTTTTTGcaatattagtaataaatctGTATTGA